The region tgcctgcttttttttttcttttttcatttaatgttttgagTCAGGATGTCTTTCACCTTAATAACACATGTCAATGTGATTTGCTACAGAAAACTGCTGGTGggaataaaatagcctacggTTTAGAGTTCACTGTCCCCATTAAGGTAAGCTGCTGATACATTTCATGtggtacaaaataaaaaagtatcaaggaaaaagtttgtttgtttgtttgtttgttttttcagcgCACCTGGTTACTGTACTTCATGTAATTGTAGGTGTAATTACTGTGTCATGGAGAGAGAAAAGTGGAATATCACTCGCAGCAATTTAAGGAAAAGGGCTGTTAAAAGAGTCACCCAGTTTATGAAATCTTTGAATGATGAGGATATGGATTGTACTAATGAAGAGCATAGTGTTGAAAATGAAGTAGTTACTTCAAGCTTTGTTTTGCCACCAATCTGTAGATCAGAAAGTGATGGGGAAAGTGAATCAGCAAGTGACGAGGATAGCCTTGATATTACTAAAGGTTTAGCGGGATGTTTGAGAGACTGGGCAACACATTTTCGCATTTCATTGATTGCTTTGTCTGCCCTTTTGTCGATACTGAAAGTCCATCACCCATCTTTGCCAAAAGATGCAAGAACATTACTCAAAACACAGACTCAACATAGTGTTGTTTCCTTGGCGAGTGGATCATTCCATTACTTTGGTATACAGAAAATGTTCAGCCACATATTTCAGAAGCTTACATCAGTTGTCCGGAATCATCACAGCTTCAAATTGCAATTAAACATGGATGGTCTTCCAATTTTTAAAAGTTCAGGTGTACAGTTCTGGCCAATTTTAGGAATGCTCCAGGCTTACAGTAGAAAACCTGTGCTGATTGCTCTTTACTGTGGGAAATCGAAGCCTCAGTCCTTGTCAGaatatctgaaggatctggtCTGTGAGTTGAAATCCTTGAGCACTGGTTTTGTTGTTAATGGAAAGACCTTCTTCTTGACTGTGTGCTCGGTAATCTGTGATGCTCCTGCGAGGGCTTTTATTAAGGGTATTAAGTCACACAATGGATACAGTGGCTGTGATAAATGTGTACAGTCTGGCATTTACATTAATAATCGCATGACATTCCCAGAACTTAATTCTAGGGTAAGAACCgatgtttctttttcaaatgcAGAGGATGAAGACCACCATGTACAACATTCCCCATTTTGTGAAACATCTGTTCCCATGGTTAGTGGATTTCCACATGACTATATGCATTTAGTGTGCTTAGGCGTGGTGCGTCGTCTGCTTGATTTGTGGATGGGAACTCGCGGCAAGTTGAGTTACCGTATTTCATCCAGGCAAGTGTCTATCATTTCTGGCAAACTGCTTGCTCTCAAGAGTTACATACCCTCTGAATTTGCTAGAAGACCAAGGGCACTTGATGAAAGGTTACGATGGAAAGCAACAGAACTTAGGCAGTTCTTACTTTACACTGGTCCAGTAGTTTTGAGGGATGTGCTGACTACTGAGGTTTACCAAAATTTTATGTTGTTGTCTGTGGGCATATATATCTTGGCAAGTCCAACATATTGTTTGCTGTTAAATGACTTTGCAAACACACTACTTAGATCATTTGTTAAGCATTTTGGGGAACTCTATGGTCATTGTTTTTTAGTGTACAACATACATGGTCTGACTCATCTCAGTGATGATGTGAAGGTGCATGGCCACTTAGATTTAATTTCAGGGTTTCCTTTTGaaaactacttaaaaaaaattaaaggaatgGTTAGAAAACCTAGCTCACCACTGCAGCAAGTTATACGCAGAATTTCAGAACTTGATTCAACAAGTTTAAATGATGAGGAAACCCGGAAAGctcacaaaaaaatgaaaatgctgcacTCAGATGGACCTGTTCCAGAAGGATTCACAGGAGCGGTCTCCCAATTTAAGGAACTGTCGATAGATGAGGTTGTCATCAACACATCAGAGAGGGACAGATGTATAAAGATGAACAATAAGATACTATTGGTTCAGAATATAATTGTCTTTGAAGGTGAGGAATATATTGTCTGCAAAGAATATAGACACATTGCAAAGTTCTTTGATTATCCCATTGAGTCCACAGATTTGGGAATTTGTTTTGTGTCAGATCTGTCACCAAAGCTGATGTGCTTAACATTAGATACCAATATGCAGAAGTGCGTCCGGTTGCCTTTGGAGGTTGGATTTGTTGTCATTCCACTTCTTCATGCAGACCCATCCTAAATGTCATTCATAGCGTGGTGTTTTGGTAGTctttaaatctgaattttagATAGTCCAATCTTTTTcaaattgaattaatttatgTGCAGATTGGCATTTAGACAGCAGTGACAGAGTCCAGCCTGCCTTGGGTTATTTCAGTAGGTGTGTATACCATATTTATACTTCTAATAACTTGGTTCTGAAACATGTGTTAATAAGGACATTTATGTGCACTTAAACCATCATTCACCCTTTAAAGCCCTTATTATGATTATCATAAAAAAATGACTTCTAATTATgttcatttgtttaaattaaaaaagtgcaGAAGTTATAAGTGCATACTCTTAATGTTAGTTACTTTATGCCTCTTTCTGTTCTAGGTCATGTTTTACATTGTAGAGTTTCTAGAAACCCAAGAAGTTGAAGTGGTACCAGCACTTTGGGTTGAAAAGGAAATATGTCAATGGCCAGCTCAATACAGACGTGATGAATTAGTAAAGGCCATACGAAGTGAGGAGCAACCTGGACACACGTGGGACGCATATTGTGTTCGAATTTTATATAAAGCTGGTATGCATAtcacatattattatttaccaataGGCTTCACTAGTTTGAAAAAAAATCGAATGATATTTCTTTACAGCAACCTACAAAGCTGCTCGTCTAAAACTTCCTCAAGCGGAAACACAAACTGACCTTCAAACAGCAGAGGAAGAAGATGTGGATGACATTGCAAAGAAAAAGCGAAAAAGGCTGTAAGTATTAAACTGCCATTCTACTACTATTGCTGTAGGCATAAAAAATGGTGTTTATTGCttgtaatatgtttttgttcctctttaatatttacttgcttttatgtttatgttttgaagctatatttgtttatataagctacaatttaaaagtgtaatttaaagtgtaaaacttattttttaaagtgtaattattttataaaaaaagttcttataaatacatacagtatgtaattccatcaaaaacattttttgaggTGACTCAATCATGATCATGAGGTGACTAAAGATTCCCAGTTCCCAGCCATAATACAATGATTTATTGCTTGTCTTTGTTGAATAATACAGAAGATAAAGAGCTTAAAAATCTAGTATATTAAATCGcattattagtaaaaaaaagtaaataaataaaataaaaataaaaaacacatttagattattttccCAAATCGTTCGACTAACATTATTACATGTTCGGCCTCAAACTCTGACCATGATGACATTGTGTCACTACTAAAAGAGATTGAATCTGATCTTAGATTTGTTAGTGcattaacatttctgcaaatGTTTAGACTGGTTGGGGGGTAATATGCTTGTTATATATGCTTAGGGAAACCCTGGACATTGGCCTTAAATACAagcttaaatttaaaaaaagcgtACAGCTGGGGAACACAAAGCATTGACGATCCTTAAGAGAAACAGTTGGGCAACTAGGAGATAGTGGTGACAGAAGCGAGAAACAGGGCAGGCAGGGAGGAACAGGAACAGCAGAAATGTGAGACACTACCAGACTAGACTGAGACTGATCTgtgaaattgattaaaataaattttgattttattttctgtgcCCCCTGAAAAGACCAAACATTCACTTTGAGAGCGACGACGAAGATTTGGTCAAACAAAAAGGATTGTTGCCTCCAGCCCCAAAGATAACAGGACCAAACTTTGCAATTGAGTCTGCAATAAAGAGAAGGGTTCAAAAGCTTGAAACCCCAAAGCATATGACAAGTCCTGAGCCCAGACACTCTGTGACAAGTCCTGAGCCCCGGCGTGCTGAAAAAAGCCCCAAACCCAGTCGGTCTATGGGAAATTCTGAAGCACAACAGTCAGGAACAGTTACTTTAAGTGGTCTTGCTCGTAagtgatttattaaataaatactcatGTCTCTTTCTAGATTTGTTTTCACaggtaaatacaatttattatctgtCAAAATTACGTAAATCACatgtttgtctttatttttagcTCTTCTGCATAGAATTCTTACAAATCAGGAAATGATGATGGATCAACTCAAAGTCATTCTGATGAACATGCAGAAAATGGGCGAACCTGCTCATGGGCAGGATCCCATCGACAGAGACTTACTGCCACTGAAAGATCTTACCTCCCTGCTGGCTCTGGAAAAACGTCTGAGGGAAGAGGCTGACCTCAAAAAAAATGGTAACTAACACTTTGCCTCACCAGCATATTGCATAAACTACTCTGACATATATTCAGTTTGACTAAACTTTAATCagacaatatattaatattccacTTTATTGGACCATGGAAAACtaaaattgatattttaaactGGGGATCATTGCGGTATTAGACTTgcagcatttttgttttgttttactataGTTTAAAATCTTGTGTTTAAACCTCAAGGACACTGCAACTTCATGTTGTCAGTTGAATATGGAACTGCATCAGTGATAGAGTGACAGTCCTACAGTAGATAACAGGTTAAGAAAGCAAGTATCCAACAAAGAGACTTGTTCTAAATGCCAACTAAGCGTGAAGtgatataatgtattttttttattttattctgaatTAGGTAACTGTGAGTagtgtttatataaaacatttatccatgttttttaaatgatcttttttaGATTAATGCATTGAGCTTCATTGGAGGAGTTGATGTTAAGGATAGCGTTTGGCGGGTTATGGGGCACTGTATTACCAACTCCCTTGGCAAACAACTTAACTGGCGTGGCATCAATGGCAGCTTTCCACAAACTGCAGCTGAAAGATGTCATTACTGGTAAGTGTTACAGTACATTGCATCTTCAGTCTAATAAGTCCATTCTCTATTTCTTGCATGCTTGATGCATATTTACTCAAATTACGTAATTATTAAAAAGGttgattaaaaagtaaacacttAAATGCATACTTGCACGGGTATGACAGCCAGCAGTTTATCACTAAAAGCTTTATTGTGGAAACAATCCCAAACATAGCTGTCCATCTCCACACATGGAGCTCTCATACAATAAGAAACTGATGCAACAGGCAATCCGTATTTCCTGATGCATCCCTTACTAAAAATAAGTATACTTTACAGTTAGGTCTGGGCGATAAAACGATAATGAAAATTATCGCAATataatttttctcaataaaacaATATCAAGAGTTTGATAAATGTTTGATAATGTTTATGCGCCAGAAGCGGAACAAAACTCATTTGAACCTCGCGCCACACTGAACATGTATCCGCTCGGCTCAAGTCCAAACTGCATCGCAGCGTTTATCAGATCAGATGTGTTTACTTGCTGAATGGTCTTGATCACACGACCACTAAACAGCTGTGAGATCCAGTGAGAAGCGCTTGAATTCAGCGAAGAACACCAATGTCTCAGTGATTTAAACCAGTTTAAAGGCACATGAAACAGTGCTGACAAACAGGAGAAACACTGTGTGCAACGAGGCAGTTAGAAGGCTTTTCCGTCTACAAATTCCCATcatttaccatggatttactgtaaCGTTAGCCTAGTAATATTAACTTCACAATGAAATGTGGGATATACATAttgaattgtattatattattaatgtagacAATGTATTAAAGGACTAATGGaatataattactgtatttaataatgtatttaggctactgtttttcatacaaataccATAGAAACCATAAAGTTACATTTTGCCATGATAGTTAGGTGCTATAGGGCTATGCCTGGTTTTATCTGTAATTATCATGATCTAATTGCATGACACTGGATGACCAATGGTTCATTTTAACAAAACTCAAACAGTCAGAATATTaaattttatcaaataaaatgagGTTGTTCTATTAAACATGCTGTCGATTGTGCCATTACTGCGAATATCACAACAAAAGGCaaagagaaaatcactcacaGCTCTTGAATAAATAACTTCAGCTTTAATAAGCATTAATCTATCTATGATAaactatgcagtgttattttatatttgattactttattataattaatttttagacCATACCTGAACAGTAATGTTAGTTGACCCTCCTGAAATTAAAGCACTAGGCCTATATAATGTGTatctttatttaattgtttatctttttttatctattgtttatctttatttaatacTAGTGCAAAATTAATCGATCGTCGATTAATCGTTGACATCCCtagtgatggatgattaagggaatttggcctttgtgtttcCTCATATTTAAACTCCTCTGAAACAAGAAATCATAGCTATACAATTCCAtgttcctagtcaccctggtttgctaaaaaaaaggttaaactTATGCATTTTGGGCATCTGGAAACAAAGAGTGTCCTTGTCCGTGGccaaaatgttctttacagTGGCACTGGCAAAGTATGCACTTGGCTACTGCTTGTCTGCTAAGATTTTCAAAAGTTGTCTAATCCATCCTTGCATTtacaatgttatatatttttaggaaCTGTCAGAAACAATAGACTTACAGCTGCGGCCACCGATCAAGAAattgaaacatttattaaaaaatggctTCATCTGTCAAGTGACCGAGACGGAGGGAGAAGAGAAAGGGAGAAACGGAGGAGGTCCCAAGACACCTGTAAGTCAGTtacattgtgtttttgctatatGTGTATagcatggtctgtctgaatacttgattctgattggctgcaaggtatacattaaaacattggtaaaactttaacattagttaaagggttagttcacccaaaaatgaaaattctgtaagtaattactcatgttgttccaacccCGTAAGACTTCCGtccatcttcggaacacaaattaagatatttatgatgaaatctgagagctggATCACTCCTCCCAGGCTTCTAAGGGATTGAAACTTGCCCGCCCAGAAAACGTATTGAaaacatcgttaaaatagtccaagtGACAACAGTGACTCAACCATAAGTTTATCAAGCGATGAGAATAATTTTCATgcgcaaaaaacaaacaaaaacaacaactttattcCACTATTCATTTTCGGCTACTTGGTTCAATCAAGTTCACGTAGTGTAACTGCGGGTTCTACGTTACCGTGCAGGCTCACTATTGGCCGACACTGGTCATGTGTGTGATGCGCTGCGCAGTTAAACTATGTGAAATTACTTGAACTAAACATAGAACTAAGCAGCCGAAAATGAATAGtggaataaagtcgttatttttgtttgtttttttgcgcACAAGAAGTATTCTCGTTCACTTTCAAATTCGCGATCTTGGTGTCACATTCTACAAGAACAGATAATTGTCTGCTTATATCTATACACCTTTCACTTTTaaagactaaaacaaaagatggattcattgttattcttaattaaaaagctcaacaacaataaaacagtacatTGACAATGACAAACTAGCTTACATAACAGTTATTAACAAACACGAATAAGATGAGGCATGGCATAATGCTGTATTATAGACCAAGTATATTACAGAATGTTTAGCAAACTCTGAggtcttttactttagtttgaAACAAAATCCTCCGTTGCACTCCGTCCGCGACACGgcgagtataaaccaggctcTACCCATGAAGCGCTCGCGCTGAAAGCACCTCTCTTCACGTGATCAGTGAGATCTGACTCCTGCTACAATGTGCTGCTGCTGGCAGCACGCGCTGTATGAAGCAGACACTTTGGAGCAGCGCAGATCATGCACTCGTACAAATGCGACCACATCAAATTTTAACTCGCAAAAAATTACCATTTTGGTCGCAGTCTAGAGCCCTGtcatgttaaatttaatcttcgtattacaacaataaaaaacattttatttataaaaagctTTACCAGCAACACTAATATTAGCagtaagcaaaataaatgtagaatgtataatgttttcaaatggagaaaataaataaaggacaaGAGTCATATCAACTTCATTTTTAACTACAGTTTTAGTAGGTTTATAAGCTGTTAAATAGGCTAAAGAGTGAAGAGTAATTCACTGGATAATGTTAATTCACTGAATAATATTCTCTGGAATATTGGAATATAACAAGcattgtattttattgcatttctcaaCTGGCATGCtatattttttgtcattctAAATGATGCTGCTGACAGTGCGGTTTATCTTTGCATTTACACAGAACTATACTCAAACTGCGATCGATTGCAGAGAATTTCCATAGAGTTGTATTAATTTAGAtgtttataaacaaaataatggtTATATAGTAAGTGTTAATACAATTTAGGGTGCTTCAAAAAAGTGAATCTTGTTAAAAGTTACATGCAGTGGCCGTGCTGAGCAATTTTTGAGCATCAACCAGCTGAGTGAACTGCAATATGAAGCGGCTTCACAAGACTAATGATGAGCATATAGacaacagagagagaattaaattcaatgtttttatttccaacatgcaatcattcatggctgtattatttaattcatgcaAAGTTACGTCTTTATTGGGAGAGGACTTGACGGATTATCTACATGACTCGACTTCACGAGACTAATAGACCACAGAGAGAGAATTCAATTCTgcttttatttccaacatgcgCTAATTCATGGCTGTGTTATTTCACGCAAAGTTACATCTTTATAGGGACAGGGCTTGACAGAGTATCTTATTTATCGTATTTCTAATAGAGCCAAGTTGCATAAACTACATATCAGGCATTTATGTAATACATCTAATTTGTGCATTAATGactgtaatattaaatagtTTACTAACTACAGCAAATCAAGT is a window of Onychostoma macrolepis isolate SWU-2019 chromosome 21, ASM1243209v1, whole genome shotgun sequence DNA encoding:
- the LOC131528979 gene encoding uncharacterized protein LOC131528979, which translates into the protein MEREKWNITRSNLRKRAVKRVTQFMKSLNDEDMDCTNEEHSVENEVVTSSFVLPPICRSESDGESESASDEDSLDITKGLAGCLRDWATHFRISLIALSALLSILKVHHPSLPKDARTLLKTQTQHSVVSLASGSFHYFGIQKMFSHIFQKLTSVVRNHHSFKLQLNMDGLPIFKSSGVQFWPILGMLQAYSRKPVLIALYCGKSKPQSLSEYLKDLVCELKSLSTGFVVNGKTFFLTVCSVICDAPARAFIKGIKSHNGYSGCDKCVQSGIYINNRMTFPELNSRVRTDVSFSNAEDEDHHVQHSPFCETSVPMVSGFPHDYMHLVCLGVVRRLLDLWMGTRGKLSYRISSRQVSIISGKLLALKSYIPSEFARRPRALDERLRWKATELRQFLLYTGPVVLRDVLTTEVYQNFMLLSVGIYILASPTYCLLLNDFANTLLRSFVKHFGELYGHCFLVYNIHGLTHLSDDVKVHGHLDLISGFPFENYLKKIKGMVRKPSSPLQQVIRRISELDSTSLNDEETRKAHKKMKMLHSDGPVPEGFTGAVSQFKELSIDEVVINTSERDRCIKMNNKILLVQNIIVFEGEEYIVCKEYRHIAKFFDYPIESTDLGICFVSDLSPKLMCLTLDTNMQKCVRLPLEVGFVVIPLLHADPS